From the Deinococcus radiophilus genome, one window contains:
- a CDS encoding non-heme iron oxygenase ferredoxin subunit: protein MSRVCVGTVDGWNEREQREVEVDGQSVVVMRYEGEFYALRNLCTHKDVPLLGGEVSDGKITCTKHGGKFELATGKAKALPAVKPVRIFHTEVDGGQVFVAELD, encoded by the coding sequence ATGAGCCGAGTATGTGTCGGAACGGTGGACGGTTGGAATGAAAGAGAGCAGCGCGAAGTGGAAGTAGACGGCCAGAGTGTCGTGGTGATGCGCTATGAGGGCGAATTTTACGCCCTACGGAACCTCTGCACCCACAAGGATGTCCCTTTGCTGGGCGGCGAAGTGTCGGATGGCAAGATCACTTGTACCAAGCACGGTGGCAAGTTCGAACTGGCGACTGGCAAGGCCAAAGCGTTACCCGCAGTGAAGCCCGTGCGTATCTTCCACACCGAGGTGGACGGTGGGCAGGTCTTCGTTGCCGAGCTGGACTGA
- a CDS encoding M20/M25/M40 family metallo-hydrolase → MPAVTMHPSASEPAAPQDWSSRTLAWLDQLVSWPSEGGTAGEQAFAGQLADELAQLPYFQEHPEQLWRQTAWPDGPENLFALVRGSGRQTAVLSGHFDTVTTRNYGSHAPLACSPLRLRDALIHDLQQRGDLSGSPSLQLALEDLQSGDFLPGRGALDMKAGLAAGLAVLEAWIATPPEERPGNLLLTFSPDEEDSSRGARAARSELYQAAQRWDLELTAGINLDATSDQGDGSAGRAVYLGTVGKLLPVVCFVGRDTHAGFPFEGVSAHAMNAELLRRLELNPQHADSGHGETAPPPICLESRDFRGGYDVTTPQRVWSAYNVLSHTRTPPEVLELICAEAQAAMQEVLARHRAFAQAAGQTLSEAAPITLSLGELRAEVLGTSERQQEYAKFLDELEQETNPLLASARAMHWLLDRSDRRGPLAVVGFGSLHYPASHVSEHGNAGKALQQAIQQVAERHGLTVRQYFAGISDMSFIGQPVSQSGENAVTQHLAAPTSMFCDQPGGPMPVFPTVNLEHWGRDYHQWLERVHLPYASQGLPAAVWDLAWTVLHPDA, encoded by the coding sequence ATGCCTGCTGTGACTATGCACCCATCCGCATCCGAGCCTGCTGCGCCGCAGGACTGGTCTTCCCGCACCCTGGCATGGCTGGACCAACTGGTCAGCTGGCCGTCCGAAGGCGGCACCGCAGGCGAGCAGGCTTTTGCTGGGCAATTGGCCGACGAACTGGCCCAGTTGCCGTATTTCCAGGAGCATCCTGAACAGTTGTGGCGTCAAACAGCCTGGCCGGACGGTCCCGAAAACCTGTTTGCGCTGGTTCGCGGTTCAGGCCGTCAGACCGCTGTACTCAGCGGTCACTTTGACACGGTGACGACCCGCAATTACGGCTCCCACGCCCCCCTGGCCTGCTCGCCTCTGCGCCTGCGTGACGCGCTGATCCACGACCTCCAGCAGCGCGGTGACCTGAGTGGCAGTCCCAGCCTGCAACTGGCGCTGGAAGACTTGCAGAGCGGTGACTTTCTTCCAGGGCGCGGTGCACTGGACATGAAGGCGGGGCTGGCCGCTGGCTTAGCTGTACTGGAAGCCTGGATCGCCACTCCACCAGAAGAGCGCCCCGGCAATCTGCTGCTGACCTTTTCGCCGGATGAAGAAGACAGTTCGCGTGGGGCACGGGCCGCCCGCAGTGAGCTGTACCAAGCGGCGCAGCGTTGGGACTTGGAGCTGACCGCTGGCATCAACCTGGACGCCACCAGCGATCAGGGCGACGGCTCAGCGGGCCGCGCCGTTTACCTGGGCACGGTAGGCAAGCTGCTACCGGTGGTCTGCTTTGTGGGGCGTGACACCCACGCTGGCTTTCCCTTTGAAGGCGTCAGCGCCCACGCCATGAATGCCGAGTTGCTGCGCCGCCTGGAGCTGAATCCCCAGCACGCCGACAGCGGCCACGGCGAGACGGCTCCGCCCCCGATATGTCTGGAGTCGAGGGACTTTCGCGGCGGCTATGACGTAACCACCCCGCAGCGCGTCTGGAGCGCCTACAACGTCCTGAGCCATACCCGCACGCCGCCGGAGGTGCTGGAACTGATCTGCGCCGAGGCCCAGGCCGCGATGCAGGAAGTGCTGGCCCGCCACCGTGCCTTTGCCCAGGCAGCTGGCCAGACCCTCTCAGAAGCCGCCCCCATCACCCTGTCCCTGGGCGAACTCCGCGCCGAAGTGCTGGGCACCTCAGAGCGGCAGCAGGAATACGCCAAGTTCCTGGACGAGCTAGAGCAGGAAACCAATCCCCTGCTGGCCAGTGCCCGTGCCATGCACTGGCTGCTGGACCGTAGCGACCGCAGAGGCCCGCTGGCGGTGGTGGGCTTTGGGAGCCTGCATTACCCCGCCTCACACGTCAGTGAACATGGGAATGCTGGAAAGGCACTGCAGCAGGCCATCCAGCAGGTCGCGGAGCGGCACGGGCTGACGGTCCGGCAGTATTTCGCGGGCATCTCCGATATGAGCTTTATCGGACAACCAGTCAGCCAGAGTGGTGAGAATGCAGTCACACAACATCTGGCTGCACCCACCTCCATGTTCTGCGACCAGCCGGGCGGCCCCATGCCCGTCTTTCCCACCGTAAATCTGGAGCACTGGGGGCGTGACTACCATCAGTGGTTGGAGCGTGTACATCTGCCCTACGCCTCGCAAGGTCTGCCTGCCGCAGTATGGGACCTGGCCTGGACAGTGCTTCATCCTGACGCTTGA
- a CDS encoding acyl-CoA synthetase — MTTYHSPTDPSQALKQVQNWLEQYGGTEVDVAELLCDRWAREPGRKALNYENGFGYHEGLSYRDLEERSRRFAAALRQMGVGQGDRVAILLPKRPALLIAAIALWRLGAVYVPLFTAFGPDAVRVRIEDARARIVITDAANDPKLAGIGGIHVIRVESDSDEEELGPDQGFHASIAAHDPLTENVRISGEDLMILLYTSGTTGQPKGVPIRVKALAAFEAYMRFALDVRDDDVFWNMADPGWAYGLYYGIVGPLLLGKTLLFYRAPFQAEKALDVMRRYGVTNFAAAPTAYRVMRSAGLPRPECLQLRVASSAGEPLNPELFRWAKEFLDVPLFDHWGQTELGMAIVNHHADGLRREVKPGSMGQTMPGFRAAVLDEQGREVSPGVEGELALVLADSPLCIFSEYYQAPDRTLERIDEQGQYYRTGDTASYDEDGYYFFSGRGDDIILSAGYRIGPFEVESALVSHPDVAEAAVVGKPDELRGELVKAYVVLKDGKSGNDDLADELSSYVKTKLAAHAYPREIVFMEALPKTPSGKVQRFLLRAES, encoded by the coding sequence ATGACGACTTACCACTCCCCCACCGATCCGTCCCAAGCGTTGAAGCAAGTTCAGAACTGGTTGGAGCAGTACGGGGGCACTGAAGTAGATGTAGCTGAGCTGCTGTGTGACCGCTGGGCCAGAGAGCCGGGCCGCAAGGCGCTGAACTACGAGAATGGCTTTGGCTATCACGAGGGCCTCAGCTATCGGGATCTGGAGGAAAGATCGCGGCGGTTCGCAGCGGCCCTCCGTCAGATGGGCGTGGGACAGGGCGACCGGGTAGCGATTCTCCTGCCCAAGCGCCCGGCCCTGCTGATTGCAGCCATTGCGCTGTGGCGGCTGGGAGCGGTCTATGTGCCTCTCTTTACCGCCTTCGGTCCTGACGCCGTGCGTGTGCGGATTGAAGACGCCCGCGCCAGAATCGTGATTACCGACGCCGCCAACGATCCTAAGCTGGCGGGGATTGGTGGCATCCATGTGATCCGGGTCGAATCCGACAGCGATGAGGAAGAATTGGGACCAGATCAAGGCTTTCATGCGAGCATTGCCGCCCATGATCCGCTGACTGAAAATGTCCGGATCAGCGGCGAAGACCTGATGATCTTGCTGTACACCTCAGGCACGACCGGACAGCCGAAGGGGGTGCCGATCCGCGTGAAGGCCCTGGCGGCCTTCGAGGCCTATATGCGCTTCGCACTGGACGTGCGGGACGACGACGTGTTCTGGAACATGGCCGACCCCGGCTGGGCTTACGGGCTGTATTACGGCATTGTGGGACCGCTGCTGCTGGGCAAGACACTGCTGTTCTACCGCGCACCGTTCCAGGCCGAAAAAGCTCTGGACGTGATGCGCCGTTATGGCGTCACCAACTTTGCTGCTGCGCCGACTGCTTATCGGGTGATGCGCTCAGCAGGGCTGCCCAGGCCCGAGTGCCTGCAGTTGCGGGTCGCCTCTAGCGCAGGCGAACCGCTAAACCCTGAACTGTTCCGCTGGGCGAAGGAATTTCTGGACGTACCGCTGTTTGACCACTGGGGCCAGACCGAGCTGGGCATGGCCATCGTGAACCATCACGCAGACGGCCTGCGCCGAGAGGTGAAACCCGGCAGTATGGGGCAAACCATGCCCGGCTTCCGCGCCGCCGTGCTGGACGAGCAGGGCCGGGAGGTCAGCCCCGGTGTGGAGGGTGAACTGGCGCTGGTGCTGGCAGATTCGCCGCTGTGTATCTTCAGCGAGTATTACCAGGCGCCGGACCGCACGCTGGAACGTATTGACGAGCAGGGGCAGTATTACCGCACCGGCGATACCGCCAGCTATGACGAGGACGGCTATTACTTCTTCTCCGGGCGTGGGGACGACATTATTCTCAGCGCGGGCTACCGCATCGGCCCCTTTGAGGTGGAGAGTGCGCTGGTCTCACACCCCGACGTGGCCGAAGCGGCCGTGGTCGGCAAACCCGACGAGCTGCGCGGCGAACTGGTCAAGGCTTATGTGGTTCTCAAGGACGGCAAGAGCGGAAACGACGACCTCGCCGACGAACTGAGCAGCTATGTCAAGACCAAACTGGCGGCCCACGCCTATCCCCGTGAGATCGTTTTTATGGAGGCTCTGCCCAAGACCCCCAGCGGCAAGGTGCAACGCTTTTTGCTGCGGGCGGAGAGCTGA